GAGGCCGCCGGGCGCCGCCGCATCCATGATCTCCGCCTTGCCGCAGACCGCCGAGAGAGGCATGCCGCCGGCCAGGCTCTTGGCCATGGTCATCAGGTCGGGAATCACGCCGGAATGCTCTACTGCAAACAACTTGCCGGTACGGGCGAAACCGGTTTGCACTTCGTCAACGATCAGCAGGATGCCATGCTCATCGCACAACTTGCGCAAGGCTTGCATGAAGGCCGGCGGCGCAGCGTAGAAACCACCCTCGCCTTGCACCGGTTCGAGGATGATGGCGGCGACGCGCTTGGGATCGACATCGGCCTTGAACAGCGATTGCAAGGCTGCCAACGACTGTTCGATGCTAACGCCGTGCAGTTCGATCGGGAACGGCACGTGGTAGACCTCGGCCGGGAACGGCCCGAAGCCGACCTTGTACGGCACCACTTTGCCGGTCAGCGCCATGCCCATCATGGTGCGGCCGTGGAACGCGCCGCTGAATGCAATCACGGCGCTGCGGCCGGTGGCGGCGCGGGCGATCTTGACGGCGTTTTCCACGGCTTCGGCGCCGGTGGAAAAGAAAGTGGTCTTCTTGGCATGGGAACCAGGGGTAATCGCATTGATGCGCTCGGCCAGTTCGATATAGCTGGCGTAAGGCACGATCTGATACGCGGTGTGGGTGAATTTGCCTAGCTGTTCCTGCATGGCTGCGATCAGCTTCGGATGGCGGTGGCCGGTGTTCAGCACGGCGATGCCGGCGGCGAAGTCGATGAAGCGGCGGTTTTCCACATCCCAGATCTCGGCATTGAGGGCATGCGAGGCGTAGAAATCGCACATGACGCCGACGCCGCGCGGTGTCGCGGCATTCTTGCGTTGATGCAACTCGGCGTTGCTGGCTGCCGGCTTGGTGCTGACGCTAGCGATGGCTGCGGCTGCGTGATATCCGTCGTTTTTCATACTGGCTCCTTAGTCATGCGTTTTTTGTGAAAGGCTTTGATGCATACTAAGGCCGCGCTGGCTCTATAATATAGTGCCACTTTCAGTTTTCTAATGGAGCCACTTTGCGCATCGCCTCGCTTACCGACTTCTTGCTGATGCGTATCGAGCGTGGAGCCGACGGCGCCATCGCCAAGGCCGCCGCCGCTGGCACGCCGCTCAACCGGCAGATCTACCAGGCCATCCGCGAGGCTATCCTGTCGCAGCTGCTGCCATCCGCCATGCAGCTGCCTTCTTCGCGCGACCTGGCCCGTGAGCTCGGCATCTCGCGCAACACCGTGACCTATGCCTACGAACAGCTGATCGCCGAAGGCTATCTGGAAACCCGCGCCGGCTCCGGCACCTACATCGCCGACACCACGCCCGACCAGATTCCCGAAACCCGCCTCAACACGCCGCCGCTGACCGATCCCAGCGGCCAGTCGGAACTGTCGGCGCATGGTGCGCAACTGCTACAGCAGGCCGGTGTCAGCGATCTGCAATGGGGCGCCTTCATGCCCGGCGTGCCGGATGTGACGCTGTTTCCGAACAAGATCTGGAGCCGCCTGCAAAACAAGCATTGGCGCCGTTCGCGCGCCGACCTGCTGACTTACGGCGACGCCGGCGGCTACCTGCCGCTGCGCGAAGCCATCGCCGAATACCTGCGCATGGCGCGCTCGGTGAACTGCAACGCCGGCCAGGTGATCATCACCACCGGCATTCATCAGTCGCTCGATATCGTGGTCAAGCTGCTGGGCGAGCATGGCGACAGCGCCTGGGTCGAGGAACCTTGCTACTGGGGCACCCGCAGCGTGCTCAACTCGCTGGGGATCAAGCCGGTGGCGATTCCGGTCGACGCCGAGGGCATGCGCATGCGGCTGGCCAATCTGCGGCAGCCGCCGCGCTTCATCTGCGCCACCCCCTCGCATCAATATCCGCTGGGCATGGTGATGAGCCTGTCGCGGCGGCGCATGCTGCTGGAGTATGCGGCGCAGCGCAAAGTCTGGATTATCGAAGACGACTACGACAGCGAGTTCCGCTACGGCAGCCGGCCGCTGGCTTCGCTGCAAGGCATGGATACCGACGGCCGCGTGCTCTACATGGGCACTTTCAGCAAAACCATGTTCCCCAGTTTGCGCATCGGCTTCATGGTGGTGCCGGAAGCGCTGGCGAACGCCTTCGCCGTCGGCGTTTCCGAGCTGTATCGCGGCAGCCAGGTATTCATGCAGGCGATCATGGCCGATTTCATGACCGAGGGCCATTTTGCTTCGCATATCCGGCGCATGCGCCTGCTGTACGCGGAACGGCTGCATTTGCTGCAGGCCGCCATCGAGCGCCATTTCGGCGACGGCGTCACGCTCACCGGCGGCGAAGCCGGCTTGCACCTGGCGCTGGGCCTGCCGGCGCAATGCGACGACCTGGCGATCAGCCGCGCCGCGCGCGTGGCCGGCATCGTGGCGCGTCCTTTGTCGCGCTATTACATGAACAGCGAAACGGCGCGCAACGGCTTGCTGCTGGGTTACGCCTGCGTGCCGAATGAACAGATCGCGCCGGCGTTCGACAAGCTGGCGGCGATCATCAAGGCCCATTGGAAGTAAAAGACCATCCGTCATACCGACCTTCCATCATTCATCAACCAGGGGATTTCATGAAGAAACTAGTGTTTTGCTTGTTGCTGGGATACGGCCTGCAAGCTTTGCCGGCAGCGGCCCAGGCTGCGCCTTCGCGGCTGGATGAAGTCATCAAATCGGGCAACCTGCGCGTCTGCATGACCGGCGACTACAAGCCTTTCACCTTCCAGAAAGCCGACAATAGCTTCGAAGGCATCGATGTCGACCTCGCCAGGTCGCTGGCCAAGGCGCTCGGGGTGGAGGCGCGCTTTGTCAAAACCAGCTGGGGCAAGCTGAGCAGCGACTTCCTGGAAAAATGCGATATTGCCATGGGCGGCGTCTCGGTGACGCTGGAGCGGCAGAAGCTGGTCTCGTTTTCGGCGCCGCACATGGTGGACGGCAAATCCGCCATCGCCCGCTGCGCCGATGCCGCCAAATTCCAGTCGCTGGCGGCGATCGACCAACCCGGCACGCGCGCCATCGTCAATCCGGGCGGCACCAACGAACGCTTCGCCCGCGCCAACTACAAGCAGGCGCAACTGATCCTGCATCCGGACAATGTCACCATCTTCGAGCAGATCGTGCAAGGTAAGGCGGATGTCATGGTGACCGATGCCAGCGAAACCCTGTGGCAGGCCAAGCTGCATCCGCAGCTCTGCGCGATCCATCCGGAGCAGCCATTGCAGTTCTCGGAAAAGGCTTTCATGCTGCCGCGCGGCGATGTGCCGTTCAAGGAATTCGTCGATACCTGGATGCACCAGCTGAAGGCCACCGGCGATTATGACCGCGTGTTCAATCAGTGGCTGAAATAGTCATATCGCTTAACTCTGGGGACGCCGCAGGAAAGCCAGGGCCAGGCCGAAACCGACCATCATGGCGCCGCTGACGCGGTTGAGCCAGCGGAAGCGGCTGGCGCCGCCGCTCATGGCGCCGAGTCTGGCCCCTAGCATGGCGTAGATGGCGATCGCCACCAGTTCCAGCAGCAGGAAGGTGGCGCCAAGCACGATGAAGCTGGCGGCATATGCTGAACGGTCGACAAACTGCGGGAAAAACGCGGTGAAAATCAGGATCGCCTTGGGATTGCCGGCCGCTACCAGGAATTCCTGTTTTGCCAGGCGGCGCAGCTTGTCCGCAGCCGGCTCGGCAGCGGCGCCGGTATTGCCGGCGCTGGCGGTGAACTGCGCCGGCCCGGAGCGAAACAGCTTGATGCCCAGCCATACCAGATAAGCCGCACCGGCAAACTTGAGGGCCGTGAACAGCGCCTCTGAAGCCAGCAGCAATGCTCCCATGCCAAGACCGGCGATGGCGATCATGATCGCAAAGGCTAGCAGGCGACCAAAGGCGGCGATGATCGAACAGCTGACGCCGTCGCGGGCGCCGTTCGACAGCGACAGCACATTGTTCGGACCGAAGGCCATGTTCAGGGCGAAACAGGCGGGCAGGAAGAGCCAGAAATTTTGCAGCAGCATGGCAAGCACCAATTGATGAACGGGTTAAGCGTTTACCTTAGCAGATCCGCCGGCCGTCTTCAGCCAGCCCGGCCGCGCTAGCCTTGCTTGCTGACCGACTTCTGGGCGGCTTTGCTTTTCTTGATGGATTTCAGATGCGCCGCCACTGCGGTAGCCAGCTGCCGCGCCCAGAGGGAAACACCGCTGGCCGAGGGATGGAAACCGTCGGACGCCATCAGCGCGTGGTCGTTGATGTCAATCAGCATCGGCACCCGCGTCACACGCACGTGGTTGAGATCGGCCGGCAGGTTGAAAATCAATTGTTCCACGGTTTCATCGAGCGCCTTGGCTTTCAAGCCAAGCACATAGCGCAAGGGTTCCGGCAGCGCCGGGAAGGCGTGGATGGGCGGAATGCCGGAAATCACGATCAGGCGCGGCGCCAGGTGGGCTTGCAGAGCGCGCATCAGTTGCAGCAACTCCGCGCGATAGCGCTTGCAGGAGCGGAACGCCGTGGTGTCGTTGACGCCGAAGGCGATCAGCACGATATCGACCTGTTGCGAAGCGACCTGCGGCAGCATGGTCTTGAGTGCATCGCTCAGGGTGGCGCCGTTCTGCCCGACCGCCTGCCAGGTCACCGTACGCTGCAGGCGCAGCGACAGCGCCGCGGCGAACTGGCCGGTGATGGCTTCGTAATGGGTGGCGACGCCGACCCCCGCCACCGGCGATTCGCCGATCGTCAGCAATGCCAGCGGCCGCTGCTGCGGCTCGGGGCCGAGGCCGGTCGGGATCTGCGCCTGGCCGATGGTCGGTCCCATCGCTTCCGGCAGGCGTGGCGTAATGCGACGGGTGCGACGGCCTTGTATGATCAGCCATGGCAAGAGCGGTAATGCAATCAATTCCGGCAACCAGCGGCGCACTTCGTGTCTCCTTGGGTAGACCCCGTCAGGGATAAAACTGCTTTTATGCTTTTTGCTTAGCAGCAAGCAATTATAGAATTACTTGCGCCGAATTACTCGATCTTCAAACCTTTTAATTCCGGCTTGGCGGCCGGCGGCTTCAGTTTCAGGTCGGCCAGGGTTTCCAGCAGGATGCTGGCGATCGCCAGGTTGCGGTGAGTCTTGGAATTAGCAGGGATCACGTACCAGGGCGCGTGGTCAGCATCGGTGGCGCAGATCGCCTTGCCGAACAAATACTGATATTTGTCCCAGCTTTTGCGCTCCTCCAGGTCCTGCATATCGAATTTCCAGTGCTTGGCGGGATCGTCGATGCGTTCCTGCAGGCGGACGCGCTGCTCGTCTTTTGAAATATGCAACAGGCACTTGATGATGGTGGTGCCGGTTT
The sequence above is a segment of the Collimonas sp. PA-H2 genome. Coding sequences within it:
- the gabT gene encoding 4-aminobutyrate--2-oxoglutarate transaminase: MKNDGYHAAAAIASVSTKPAASNAELHQRKNAATPRGVGVMCDFYASHALNAEIWDVENRRFIDFAAGIAVLNTGHRHPKLIAAMQEQLGKFTHTAYQIVPYASYIELAERINAITPGSHAKKTTFFSTGAEAVENAVKIARAATGRSAVIAFSGAFHGRTMMGMALTGKVVPYKVGFGPFPAEVYHVPFPIELHGVSIEQSLAALQSLFKADVDPKRVAAIILEPVQGEGGFYAAPPAFMQALRKLCDEHGILLIVDEVQTGFARTGKLFAVEHSGVIPDLMTMAKSLAGGMPLSAVCGKAEIMDAAAPGGLGGTYAGNPLAVASALAVLEVIEEEQLVERANLLGGKLKQVLEGLRAEIPQIADIRGLGAMVAVEFLQPGTRQPDAEFTRKVQAEALKNGLLLLSCGVYSNAIRFLFPLTIEDKLMDEALAILSAAMRTVAAA
- a CDS encoding PLP-dependent aminotransferase family protein — encoded protein: MRIASLTDFLLMRIERGADGAIAKAAAAGTPLNRQIYQAIREAILSQLLPSAMQLPSSRDLARELGISRNTVTYAYEQLIAEGYLETRAGSGTYIADTTPDQIPETRLNTPPLTDPSGQSELSAHGAQLLQQAGVSDLQWGAFMPGVPDVTLFPNKIWSRLQNKHWRRSRADLLTYGDAGGYLPLREAIAEYLRMARSVNCNAGQVIITTGIHQSLDIVVKLLGEHGDSAWVEEPCYWGTRSVLNSLGIKPVAIPVDAEGMRMRLANLRQPPRFICATPSHQYPLGMVMSLSRRRMLLEYAAQRKVWIIEDDYDSEFRYGSRPLASLQGMDTDGRVLYMGTFSKTMFPSLRIGFMVVPEALANAFAVGVSELYRGSQVFMQAIMADFMTEGHFASHIRRMRLLYAERLHLLQAAIERHFGDGVTLTGGEAGLHLALGLPAQCDDLAISRAARVAGIVARPLSRYYMNSETARNGLLLGYACVPNEQIAPAFDKLAAIIKAHWK
- a CDS encoding transporter substrate-binding domain-containing protein, which translates into the protein MKKLVFCLLLGYGLQALPAAAQAAPSRLDEVIKSGNLRVCMTGDYKPFTFQKADNSFEGIDVDLARSLAKALGVEARFVKTSWGKLSSDFLEKCDIAMGGVSVTLERQKLVSFSAPHMVDGKSAIARCADAAKFQSLAAIDQPGTRAIVNPGGTNERFARANYKQAQLILHPDNVTIFEQIVQGKADVMVTDASETLWQAKLHPQLCAIHPEQPLQFSEKAFMLPRGDVPFKEFVDTWMHQLKATGDYDRVFNQWLK
- a CDS encoding LysE family translocator, whose protein sequence is MLLQNFWLFLPACFALNMAFGPNNVLSLSNGARDGVSCSIIAAFGRLLAFAIMIAIAGLGMGALLLASEALFTALKFAGAAYLVWLGIKLFRSGPAQFTASAGNTGAAAEPAADKLRRLAKQEFLVAAGNPKAILIFTAFFPQFVDRSAYAASFIVLGATFLLLELVAIAIYAMLGARLGAMSGGASRFRWLNRVSGAMMVGFGLALAFLRRPQS
- a CDS encoding SGNH/GDSL hydrolase family protein is translated as MRRWLPELIALPLLPWLIIQGRRTRRITPRLPEAMGPTIGQAQIPTGLGPEPQQRPLALLTIGESPVAGVGVATHYEAITGQFAAALSLRLQRTVTWQAVGQNGATLSDALKTMLPQVASQQVDIVLIAFGVNDTTAFRSCKRYRAELLQLMRALQAHLAPRLIVISGIPPIHAFPALPEPLRYVLGLKAKALDETVEQLIFNLPADLNHVRVTRVPMLIDINDHALMASDGFHPSASGVSLWARQLATAVAAHLKSIKKSKAAQKSVSKQG